A single window of Terriglobales bacterium DNA harbors:
- the cofE gene encoding coenzyme F420-0:L-glutamate ligase has product MGELRAIPLRGLGEIRPGDDLVPALLRALRASRQTLERGDILVVTHKIVSKAEGQIVRLADVRPSRVARRWARKHGSDARVVELALAQARRVVRMQRGVLITQTRHGLVCANSGVDLSNVDGGKSAVLLPVDPDRSAERLHRALRARLGLHVPVIITDSFGRPWRRGLTEVAIGTAGLKVFRDFRGRRDAAGYKLRATLEAVADELAGMAGLAAGKLSRTPACIIRGFRSERGKGRARDLVRPAAEDLFR; this is encoded by the coding sequence GTGGGCGAGCTGCGTGCGATCCCGCTCCGCGGCCTCGGCGAGATTCGTCCCGGCGACGACCTGGTCCCAGCCCTGCTGCGCGCTTTGCGCGCCAGCCGGCAGACACTTGAACGCGGCGACATCCTGGTGGTCACGCACAAAATCGTCTCCAAGGCGGAGGGACAGATCGTTCGCCTGGCGGATGTGCGGCCATCGCGGGTGGCGCGACGTTGGGCCCGCAAGCACGGCAGCGATGCACGGGTGGTGGAGCTGGCTCTGGCCCAGGCCCGCCGTGTCGTGCGAATGCAGCGCGGCGTCCTCATCACGCAGACCCGCCACGGATTGGTTTGCGCCAATAGCGGAGTGGATCTCTCGAATGTTGATGGCGGAAAGAGCGCGGTCCTGCTGCCGGTCGATCCGGATCGCTCCGCCGAGCGGCTCCATCGCGCGCTCCGCGCACGCCTCGGGCTGCACGTGCCAGTGATCATCACGGACAGTTTTGGCAGGCCTTGGCGCCGGGGACTGACCGAGGTGGCTATCGGCACGGCGGGGCTGAAGGTTTTCCGCGACTTTCGCGGGCGGCGCGACGCTGCGGGATACAAGTTGCGAGCCACGCTGGAAGCAGTGGCCGATGAACTGGCCGGGATGGCCGGACTGGCAGCCGGGAAGCTCTCCCGCACGCCCGCGTGTATCATTCGGGGGTTCCGCTCCGAGCGGGGTAAAGGGCGGGCGCGCGACCTGGTGCGTCCCGCTGCCGAGGACCTGTTCCGTTGA
- the cofH gene encoding 5-amino-6-(D-ribitylamino)uracil--L-tyrosine 4-hydroxyphenyl transferase CofH — protein MKRALSNVELENFFAADWRRVAPRMSHEVRSSIEKLEDALDGGVLTREECLRLAQAEGDDLIGLLLAADRLRRTLVGDTVTYVVNRNINFTNICFVGCKFCAFATGPRQPDAYFLSLAEVERKTLEAAVRGATEVCIQGGLPRELPVFYYRDILRAVKRAVPAMHAHAFSPMEMVYGVELTGMPLREYLMMLKGSGLDTLPGTAAEILDDDVRHVLSRNKLRVAQWREVITTAHRCGIRSTSTLMYGHLETPAHWVNQLLLLREIQAETGGFTEFVPLGFVHQNTLLFHQGLSRPGPTLAEHLKIHALARLLLAGSIENIQVSWVKLDRAVAQLCLRAGANDYGGTLMEENISRLAGSTSGQFVSPEEFQQRIRELDRVPAERNTVYTRLRYTGGDGAWQEAGARRIA, from the coding sequence ATGAAACGGGCACTAAGCAACGTCGAGCTGGAGAACTTCTTCGCGGCGGATTGGCGGAGAGTGGCACCGCGCATGAGTCACGAGGTGCGGTCTTCCATCGAGAAGCTGGAGGACGCGCTCGACGGCGGCGTGCTCACTCGCGAGGAATGTCTGCGACTAGCCCAGGCTGAGGGCGATGATCTTATCGGGCTGCTGCTGGCCGCCGACCGGCTGCGCCGAACGCTCGTCGGCGACACGGTAACCTACGTCGTCAATCGCAACATCAACTTCACCAACATCTGCTTCGTGGGATGCAAGTTCTGCGCCTTCGCCACCGGGCCACGCCAGCCGGACGCCTATTTTCTCTCCCTCGCGGAGGTTGAGCGCAAAACGCTCGAGGCCGCCGTACGTGGCGCGACGGAAGTCTGCATCCAGGGCGGCCTGCCGCGCGAACTGCCCGTGTTCTACTACCGCGACATCCTGCGCGCGGTAAAGCGCGCCGTCCCCGCCATGCACGCCCATGCGTTCTCGCCTATGGAGATGGTGTACGGAGTGGAGCTCACCGGCATGCCGCTCCGCGAGTACCTGATGATGCTGAAGGGCAGCGGCCTCGATACGCTGCCGGGAACGGCTGCGGAAATCCTCGACGACGACGTCCGCCATGTGCTCTCCCGCAACAAGCTCAGAGTGGCCCAGTGGCGCGAAGTGATCACCACGGCGCACCGCTGCGGCATCCGCTCGACTTCGACGCTGATGTACGGCCACCTGGAAACTCCGGCGCACTGGGTGAACCAGTTGCTGTTGCTGCGAGAGATCCAGGCGGAAACCGGCGGTTTCACCGAGTTTGTGCCGCTCGGCTTCGTGCACCAGAACACGCTGCTGTTCCACCAGGGGTTGTCGCGCCCCGGCCCCACTCTTGCCGAGCATCTGAAAATCCACGCTCTGGCCCGCCTGCTGCTGGCCGGCTCGATTGAGAACATCCAGGTGTCGTGGGTCAAGCTGGATCGCGCGGTGGCACAACTCTGCCTGCGGGCTGGCGCCAACGACTACGGAGGCACGCTGATGGAGGAAAACATCTCGCGCCTGGCCGGCTCCACCTCCGGCCAGTTTGTCAGCCCCGAGGAGTTCCAGCAGCGCATCCGTGAGCTCGACCGCGTCCCGGCGGAACGGAACACGGTCTACACGCGCTTGCGCTATACGGGTGGGGACGGCGCATGGCAGGAAGCCGGCGCCCGGAGGATCGCGTGA
- the npdG gene encoding NADPH-dependent F420 reductase codes for MSRIAIVGGTGPEGRGLALRWARSGESVVIGSRDAERAKAKAAEVAGKAAGGTIEGMENSAAVAAADVVVITVPFEAQASTLKQLKPAFRSGTVVIDCTVPLAAAIGGRPSRVLGVWQGSAAQQAAELLPEGVAVAAAFHNVSAELLEGAGDVDADVIVCSDDPRARQVAMDLAGKIPGVRAVDGGRLENARIVEQLTALLITINTRYKVHTAAIRITGLPPTGPS; via the coding sequence GTGAGCCGCATCGCCATTGTGGGCGGCACGGGTCCGGAGGGCCGTGGCCTCGCGCTGCGCTGGGCTCGTTCGGGCGAGAGCGTCGTCATCGGCTCACGGGACGCCGAGCGCGCCAAGGCCAAGGCTGCCGAGGTCGCCGGCAAGGCGGCAGGCGGCACGATCGAGGGCATGGAAAACTCTGCCGCTGTCGCCGCGGCTGACGTTGTGGTCATCACGGTGCCGTTCGAAGCCCAGGCCAGCACACTCAAGCAGCTCAAGCCGGCATTTCGGAGCGGCACCGTCGTGATCGACTGCACGGTCCCGCTGGCCGCAGCCATTGGCGGACGCCCTTCGCGCGTCCTGGGCGTCTGGCAGGGCTCGGCGGCGCAGCAGGCAGCCGAACTTTTGCCCGAGGGTGTCGCCGTCGCTGCCGCCTTCCACAACGTCTCCGCGGAGCTGCTGGAAGGCGCTGGCGACGTGGATGCTGACGTCATCGTGTGCAGCGACGACCCCCGCGCCCGCCAGGTAGCCATGGACCTCGCCGGGAAGATCCCCGGAGTGAGGGCCGTGGATGGCGGCCGGCTGGAGAACGCCCGCATCGTCGAGCAGCTCACCGCGCTGCTCATCACCATCAACACACGCTACAAGGTGCACACTGCGGCCATTCGCATCACCGGCCTGCCACCCACGGGGCCGTCCTAG
- a CDS encoding ACT domain-containing protein translates to MPKAKQITVWVADRPGVLGDVAATLGEKKINIEAFLAHVTGDEGAIRLIVDKPAAAKKALTGRGWRVTEEEIVRVALVDKPGTLGRTAEKWAARESTSAMATRAARKVGR, encoded by the coding sequence ATGCCGAAAGCGAAGCAGATCACGGTCTGGGTAGCCGACCGCCCGGGCGTGCTGGGCGATGTGGCCGCCACCTTGGGCGAGAAGAAGATCAATATCGAGGCGTTTCTGGCGCACGTCACGGGTGACGAGGGCGCCATCCGGCTTATCGTGGACAAGCCGGCTGCGGCGAAAAAAGCGCTGACCGGCCGCGGCTGGCGCGTTACCGAAGAAGAAATCGTCAGAGTAGCGCTGGTGGACAAGCCGGGCACGCTGGGCCGCACCGCAGAAAAGTGGGCCGCGCGGGAATCAACATCCGCTATGGCTACACGGGCAGCGCGAAAGGTAGGAAGGTGA